One part of the Acidobacteriota bacterium genome encodes these proteins:
- a CDS encoding iron ABC transporter permease translates to MQKLESDKTKEIDWRRGFILAIGIAIVTILASLLSLSLGPAQSSVLDLFSDFQEERSLAIDIICRVRLPRVILSILTGAALSVSGAALQAIMRNPLADPYILGISGGAFFGTFLFSLLSGANMLLSSLGRPFSAFFGAIATLVILIYLSRIKGRISSTSLLLIGVIINSFFTALILFLLAFTEFSRVQSSFFWIAGSIGSPDYLSLIFVAIFLITGLLTLLTVSRALNILSLGESTAFSLGVDVERVKLLSIVAASLMTAAAVSFAGLIGFVGLMIPHIFRLILGPDNRILLINCATGGALFLLACDTLGRIIMPPSEVPAGIMTAMAGCPFFIWLYLKEKGEKIEID, encoded by the coding sequence ATGCAAAAACTGGAATCGGATAAGACGAAAGAGATCGATTGGAGGCGGGGATTCATCCTTGCCATCGGTATCGCCATTGTTACAATCCTTGCTTCTCTTCTTTCTCTTTCCCTGGGTCCTGCGCAGAGTTCAGTGCTAGATCTCTTCTCCGACTTTCAAGAAGAAAGAAGTCTGGCTATTGATATCATTTGCAGGGTTCGTCTGCCGAGGGTCATTCTGTCCATCCTCACGGGAGCCGCGCTATCCGTCTCAGGAGCCGCCCTTCAGGCTATCATGAGAAATCCACTTGCCGACCCTTACATTCTTGGTATCTCTGGAGGCGCCTTCTTCGGCACCTTCCTATTTTCACTTCTGTCAGGTGCGAACATGCTGCTTTCCAGTCTTGGAAGACCCTTCTCAGCCTTCTTTGGGGCCATCGCGACCCTTGTCATCCTCATCTATCTTTCCAGAATTAAAGGAAGAATATCATCCACCTCCCTTCTCCTGATCGGAGTCATCATCAATTCCTTCTTTACGGCTCTCATACTTTTTCTTTTAGCATTCACCGAATTCTCAAGGGTCCAGAGCAGCTTCTTCTGGATTGCAGGGAGCATAGGCTCCCCTGACTATTTATCTTTGATATTCGTTGCTATCTTCCTCATAACAGGGCTGCTAACGCTTTTGACCGTATCCCGAGCTCTCAACATATTATCTCTGGGAGAATCAACCGCCTTCAGCCTGGGAGTGGATGTCGAACGAGTAAAGCTTCTGTCCATCGTAGCCGCTTCCTTGATGACAGCCGCTGCGGTATCTTTTGCCGGACTCATAGGGTTTGTGGGCTTGATGATCCCGCATATTTTTAGGCTTATCCTCGGGCCCGACAACAGGATACTGCTTATCAACTGTGCCACAGGAGGAGCTCTTTTCCTTTTAGCCTGTGATACTCTTGGAAGGATCATCATGCCTCCCTCGGAAGTCCCGGCAGGAATAATGACAGCCATGGCCGGATGCCCCTTCTTCATCTGGCTCTATCTGAAAGAGAAAGGAGAAAAAATTGAAATCGATTGA
- a CDS encoding citrate (Si)-synthase, whose translation MSKLKEKLSQLIPKWRDEVKNLQKEHGEKVISQVTVSQAYGGMRGVKSLVCDTSEVPPDKGLIIRGKPVKALADKLPEEALWLLLTGELPSAEELKDLQRELVGRNKVPDYIWSVLRAMPADSHPMAMLNTAILVMEKESVFRKRYDEGMKKDQYWEAMLEDALNIIAVLPAIAAGVYRIRFKKGDLIKSDPKLDWGADYAHMLGLPDPNGEFTKLMRLYLVLHCDHESGNVSAMTTATVNSALSDLYYSLSAGLNGLAGPLHGLANQECLDWVLQTIKKFNGVPTEKQLNDYAWETLNSGKVIPGYGHAVLRITDPRFDAFLAFGKQYCAGDPVFETVSRVFDVVPNVLKEVQKIKDPWPNVDAGSGALLYHYGMTEFPYYTVLFAVSRAMGVCSQAVMARGMGLAITRPKSVTTTWIKQEVIKQ comes from the coding sequence ATGTCTAAACTCAAGGAAAAGCTTTCACAACTGATACCAAAATGGAGGGATGAAGTAAAGAATCTTCAGAAAGAGCACGGCGAAAAGGTCATTTCCCAGGTGACGGTTTCACAGGCTTACGGCGGAATGAGAGGAGTCAAGAGTCTGGTCTGCGATACATCGGAAGTCCCGCCGGATAAAGGACTGATCATTCGCGGGAAACCGGTCAAAGCACTTGCCGACAAACTGCCGGAAGAAGCTCTCTGGTTATTGCTCACGGGAGAACTCCCCAGCGCCGAGGAGCTCAAGGACCTTCAGAGAGAACTCGTCGGCCGCAACAAGGTCCCCGATTACATATGGTCCGTGCTGAGAGCCATGCCAGCCGATTCGCATCCTATGGCCATGTTAAACACTGCGATTCTGGTCATGGAAAAAGAATCTGTTTTCCGCAAGAGATATGACGAGGGCATGAAGAAGGATCAGTACTGGGAAGCAATGCTTGAAGATGCTCTTAACATCATTGCGGTTCTTCCTGCGATAGCTGCCGGAGTCTATCGTATTCGCTTCAAGAAGGGAGACCTGATCAAGAGCGATCCGAAGCTGGACTGGGGTGCCGATTATGCTCACATGCTCGGCTTGCCGGATCCGAACGGCGAATTCACGAAGCTGATGAGGCTCTACCTCGTCCTGCACTGCGACCACGAGAGCGGCAATGTGTCGGCCATGACGACCGCCACAGTCAACTCTGCCCTTTCTGACCTCTACTACTCCCTGTCAGCCGGTTTGAACGGACTTGCTGGCCCACTCCACGGACTTGCAAATCAGGAATGCCTGGACTGGGTCCTTCAGACCATCAAGAAGTTCAACGGCGTCCCTACCGAAAAACAACTCAACGACTATGCCTGGGAGACGCTGAACTCCGGTAAGGTCATTCCTGGCTATGGCCATGCTGTCCTCAGGATCACCGATCCAAGGTTTGATGCCTTCCTGGCATTCGGGAAGCAGTACTGTGCTGGCGACCCTGTCTTCGAGACGGTCTCCAGAGTCTTCGACGTTGTTCCTAACGTCCTCAAGGAAGTGCAGAAGATCAAGGATCCATGGCCCAACGTTGACGCAGGTTCCGGCGCGCTGCTTTATCATTATGGTATGACTGAATTCCCATACTACACCGTCCTCTTTGCGGTATCCCGTGCAATGGGTGTCTGCTCTCAGGCAGTCATGGCTCGTGGAATGGGTCTTGCCATTACGAGGCCGAAATCGGTAACGACAACCTGGATCAAGCAGGAAGTGATCAAGCAATAA
- a CDS encoding ABC transporter ATP-binding protein, with protein MKSIEVVNLEFSYNSLPFFRNFCLAVERGEIVGLIGPNGSGKTTLINLIRGYLSPDEGQIRLFGRNAAQISRVELGRILSLVPQESSTAFNFTAYEIVMMGRYPHKRFFQPSAASSDHDIVMEALRFTDSERFAHRYFRSLSGGEKQRIILARAIAQQAEIILLDEPTSSLDMKQAINIYKAIERLNRTTKVTILAATHDIHLVRKFCPRIVMLKDGAIYGDGPPEALFRSSPLERLYDIET; from the coding sequence TTGAAATCGATTGAAGTTGTGAATCTTGAATTTTCTTACAATTCTCTGCCGTTCTTCAGAAACTTCTGCTTGGCGGTCGAAAGGGGTGAAATTGTGGGGCTCATCGGCCCGAACGGCAGCGGGAAGACGACTCTAATCAATTTGATAAGAGGTTACCTTAGCCCTGATGAGGGTCAGATTCGCCTTTTCGGAAGAAACGCGGCTCAAATCTCCCGCGTCGAACTTGGCAGAATCCTTTCCCTTGTTCCACAGGAATCAAGCACGGCTTTTAATTTTACCGCCTATGAGATCGTGATGATGGGAAGATATCCCCACAAACGCTTTTTTCAGCCATCCGCTGCATCAAGTGATCACGATATCGTCATGGAAGCTCTCCGGTTCACGGATTCGGAACGATTCGCCCACCGCTATTTCAGGAGTTTAAGCGGCGGAGAGAAGCAAAGGATCATCCTGGCAAGAGCGATCGCCCAGCAGGCTGAGATCATACTTCTAGACGAGCCGACATCCTCTCTCGATATGAAACAGGCGATCAACATCTATAAAGCCATTGAAAGATTGAACCGAACAACGAAAGTAACCATTCTAGCTGCCACCCATGATATCCATCTTGTCCGCAAGTTTTGCCCCAGGATAGTCATGCTCAAAGATGGAGCTATCTATGGTGATGGTCCTCCCGAGGCTCTTTTTAGAAGTTCGCCACTGGAGAGGTTATACGATATCGAAACCTGA
- a CDS encoding TonB family protein, with product MPKSKILLADYEPRSIKKIKELLAGFDCEIKVALNGIAALELFNEFKPDVVLMEAMLPRKHGFDVCLEIKKSPHGKRIPVIIATNVYKGRKYKNQAMHVYRCDFYIEKPCPDEVLLDVLKQYLPEVKRETPKSEKREPGQVIPGEQDERATITNSKKPEILEELEKEIESKVDEVLTLFAADTTPHIPRQEVSKGAKEKISEKKTVSKLDLQEEVLPEPEEKSQSVPPIETQAAEIPLPEKPEKTIPAKPALQEIFQAPEIHPPESKVATSALEISPWETPSEPASRRQPINFKMAIIGAAGIIFLAILIVFFPLLTGKDREEKRTKREPPPMKDQQEEKAALPEKALSVKPVLQEKPVFEQVAQVQPSKKPVTQEPLTQEPVLRETEKPQQAEMKTIATRTKPAVEPRPAPAASPKSEKKTSEVPEEPIIPPSPMPPVEISLPSKQPEVKEEVEKSEEPLISKPLELQPKPAMEREPEPVQSARIQEGDVVDYALLDRAPGYLAHELPNLHLRGKLKGIAGNVVLQVLIGTNGHVQEVKLIKGLEPSLDEAAINAAKNWVYRPPERLGIRVRTWKAESVPFPPKSN from the coding sequence ATGCCGAAAAGTAAAATCCTTTTAGCCGATTACGAACCGCGAAGCATCAAGAAGATAAAAGAACTCCTCGCCGGTTTCGATTGTGAGATAAAGGTCGCTCTTAATGGGATAGCTGCGCTTGAACTATTCAATGAGTTCAAACCAGATGTCGTCCTCATGGAGGCCATGCTGCCCAGGAAGCACGGCTTTGATGTCTGTCTCGAGATCAAGAAGAGCCCGCATGGCAAAAGGATCCCAGTCATCATAGCAACCAATGTCTACAAGGGAAGGAAGTACAAAAACCAGGCAATGCATGTCTACCGATGCGATTTCTATATCGAGAAGCCATGCCCTGACGAAGTCCTTCTTGACGTCCTCAAACAATACCTGCCGGAAGTAAAGAGAGAAACGCCAAAGTCCGAGAAAAGGGAACCCGGGCAAGTTATCCCTGGAGAACAGGATGAGAGAGCCACGATAACGAATTCAAAAAAACCTGAGATTCTAGAAGAGCTCGAGAAAGAGATCGAATCAAAGGTTGATGAAGTCCTGACCCTTTTTGCAGCCGACACCACGCCTCATATACCAAGACAGGAAGTCTCAAAAGGGGCAAAAGAAAAGATCTCGGAAAAAAAAACCGTAAGTAAACTAGACCTGCAAGAGGAGGTGCTGCCGGAGCCTGAAGAAAAATCGCAGAGTGTTCCGCCAATCGAGACACAGGCGGCAGAGATTCCCCTTCCAGAAAAACCAGAGAAAACCATCCCTGCTAAACCTGCCCTGCAAGAGATATTTCAAGCCCCTGAGATCCATCCACCCGAAAGCAAAGTTGCAACATCAGCACTCGAAATTTCCCCCTGGGAAACGCCATCCGAACCTGCTTCAAGGCGACAGCCGATTAACTTCAAAATGGCTATTATAGGCGCCGCTGGAATCATCTTTCTCGCGATCCTGATCGTTTTTTTTCCTCTATTGACAGGCAAAGACAGAGAAGAAAAAAGGACCAAAAGAGAGCCTCCTCCCATGAAGGACCAGCAGGAGGAAAAAGCTGCTCTCCCCGAGAAGGCTCTTTCGGTTAAGCCCGTACTTCAGGAGAAGCCAGTTTTTGAGCAGGTTGCCCAGGTTCAACCCTCCAAGAAGCCTGTTACTCAGGAGCCGCTCACCCAAGAACCGGTTCTCAGGGAGACGGAGAAACCTCAGCAAGCTGAAATGAAAACCATCGCTACCAGAACAAAGCCTGCCGTTGAACCCCGGCCAGCGCCGGCGGCTTCCCCGAAATCGGAAAAGAAAACATCAGAAGTTCCTGAAGAACCAATAATACCACCGTCTCCGATGCCACCAGTCGAGATTTCACTTCCTTCCAAACAGCCTGAAGTCAAGGAAGAAGTCGAAAAAAGTGAAGAACCTTTGATCTCAAAACCTCTTGAACTCCAGCCAAAACCTGCTATGGAAAGAGAGCCGGAGCCAGTTCAGAGCGCAAGAATTCAGGAAGGGGATGTCGTTGACTATGCTCTGCTGGACAGAGCGCCGGGGTATCTTGCTCATGAGTTGCCCAATCTCCACTTGCGTGGAAAACTCAAGGGAATTGCAGGCAACGTCGTTCTTCAGGTCTTAATAGGCACGAATGGACATGTTCAGGAGGTTAAGCTCATCAAAGGCCTAGAGCCATCTCTTGACGAAGCTGCCATTAATGCCGCAAAAAACTGGGTCTACCGTCCCCCGGAACGGCTCGGCATCAGGGTTAGAACCTGGAAGGCGGAATCCGTTCCCTTCCCCCCAAAATCCAATTAA
- a CDS encoding helical backbone metal receptor — MGEPGKAPERIVSLAPNVTEILYALGAGGRIVGVTNFCNYPPEAHLKRRIGGFSNPNLEVIVSLKPDLLIGTPNVGNKESILRLKEHFGFETLLIRAETMEDLYGSIIEIGEAIHEKEKGVDLARKIESEMESIRKKGVSSIRKKVFVALSIDPVIAATPLSYPGALAMLAGADLIPSISRNRSIEKPYLILSMEEIIDSDPDIIIQTLMDAGDQNGKRSLERFWRKWSSLTAVKNDRVFIISGDTILRPSPRAPEGARLLNKLIYGTGANARQGDDTAKP; from the coding sequence ATGGGAGAGCCCGGAAAAGCTCCTGAAAGGATCGTTTCCCTGGCGCCTAACGTTACGGAGATCCTTTACGCTTTAGGTGCAGGCGGCAGGATTGTCGGCGTAACGAACTTCTGTAATTACCCCCCAGAAGCGCATCTCAAAAGAAGAATAGGTGGCTTTTCCAATCCGAATCTGGAGGTCATCGTCTCATTGAAGCCGGATCTCCTGATAGGGACTCCCAACGTGGGGAATAAAGAATCGATATTAAGGCTTAAAGAGCATTTCGGCTTTGAAACTCTTCTGATACGAGCGGAAACAATGGAGGACCTCTATGGATCCATCATCGAAATCGGAGAGGCCATTCATGAAAAAGAGAAGGGGGTTGACCTTGCCAGAAAGATCGAATCAGAAATGGAGTCGATCCGGAAAAAGGGAGTTTCGTCGATTCGCAAGAAGGTCTTTGTCGCTCTTAGCATCGATCCCGTAATCGCAGCTACACCACTTTCCTATCCCGGAGCCCTTGCCATGCTTGCCGGAGCCGACCTGATCCCATCCATTTCGCGAAACAGATCGATAGAAAAACCCTATCTCATCCTTAGCATGGAAGAGATAATCGACTCCGACCCGGACATCATCATCCAGACCTTGATGGATGCGGGCGATCAGAACGGAAAACGATCTCTTGAGCGTTTCTGGAGAAAATGGAGTTCTCTAACCGCAGTGAAAAATGACCGTGTATTCATCATCTCCGGGGATACCATTCTCAGACCATCGCCAAGAGCACCCGAGGGAGCCAGGCTATTAAACAAGCTAATTTATGGGACAGGAGCTAACGCTCGGCAAGGGGATGATACTGCAAAGCCTTGA
- a CDS encoding TldD/PmbA family protein produces MKILFEILEPLSKTFNAVEILYKDSRTSLVQFNRTGIIQTSDTLEYGTAIRVWNEKGDERFHHFSGCRKNIPELIEQLQQGWKKSDGDDREDLSMLPANTVSCNRSGIYCRRTASLSHEEREAFINKLIDLFEERKKSMQLDHCQLLTSFSSITLLNSKGFHGTYERTTACTALTVRLNPEESPVFDNKAVVGNKSVIEEKINGLSNVSFDYASCSFYDLNIDTILKEIVSFPCDGRVISNKQASSVSTGCDEVMFFPQAGAELLKLIIPYLIGSSKNYRRDSVGSVNKRCLNKGSAILFNNDSLSDKLSIVDDPAMPRGLSSVPFDGVGFPVEKTAVIDEGNIVNCLKSMVRASYMDRPTLGPTNLYIKPGKSKPEEMLKGIGKGLYLFSITPFSSLETEGEVLFSGSGFLVEDGRIVSPYRNFFLRGKLMNLFKNILEVGTDLRFSFRGGSIGSPSLLIKGLDCCEAQQMHDADDWREKGGRMV; encoded by the coding sequence ATGAAAATTTTATTTGAAATCCTGGAGCCTCTAAGCAAAACTTTTAATGCTGTTGAAATCTTATACAAAGATTCCAGGACATCGCTTGTTCAATTCAACAGGACCGGAATAATTCAAACCTCAGACACGTTGGAATATGGAACTGCAATTCGAGTCTGGAACGAAAAAGGAGATGAACGCTTTCATCACTTTTCAGGATGCAGAAAGAATATCCCGGAGCTAATAGAGCAATTGCAACAAGGATGGAAGAAGAGTGATGGGGATGATCGGGAAGATCTGAGCATGCTCCCTGCAAATACAGTGAGTTGCAATCGATCAGGCATCTATTGCAGGAGAACGGCAAGCCTTTCTCATGAGGAAAGAGAAGCTTTTATCAATAAATTAATCGATCTCTTTGAGGAGAGAAAAAAGTCCATGCAACTGGATCATTGTCAGCTCCTGACCTCTTTCTCCTCCATCACTCTTCTTAACAGTAAAGGTTTTCACGGAACTTATGAAAGGACAACAGCTTGCACAGCCTTAACTGTCAGATTGAATCCCGAAGAAAGTCCCGTGTTTGATAATAAAGCAGTAGTTGGAAATAAATCAGTGATTGAGGAAAAGATAAATGGATTATCAAATGTGAGCTTTGACTACGCCTCTTGCTCTTTTTATGATTTAAATATTGATACGATTCTTAAAGAGATTGTTAGTTTTCCATGCGATGGCAGAGTGATTTCTAATAAGCAAGCCAGTTCTGTTTCTACGGGATGCGATGAAGTCATGTTTTTTCCACAGGCAGGAGCAGAGCTGCTAAAACTGATCATTCCTTATCTCATTGGCTCCTCTAAGAACTATAGAAGAGATAGCGTGGGCTCAGTGAATAAAAGGTGCTTGAACAAAGGAAGCGCCATCCTCTTCAATAATGACTCCTTATCTGATAAATTATCTATAGTTGATGATCCTGCCATGCCCAGGGGTTTAAGTAGTGTCCCATTCGATGGCGTTGGGTTTCCTGTTGAAAAAACGGCGGTTATAGATGAGGGAAATATCGTTAATTGTTTGAAGAGCATGGTCAGAGCTTCCTATATGGATAGGCCGACTTTAGGCCCAACCAATCTGTACATTAAGCCTGGCAAAAGCAAACCTGAGGAGATGCTAAAAGGAATAGGAAAAGGTCTATATCTTTTTTCCATCACACCTTTTTCCAGTCTGGAGACAGAAGGAGAGGTCCTGTTTTCAGGGTCAGGCTTTCTCGTAGAAGATGGAAGAATAGTTTCGCCCTATCGAAATTTTTTCCTGCGAGGAAAACTGATGAACCTTTTTAAAAATATTCTGGAGGTCGGGACAGATCTTAGATTCAGTTTCAGGGGAGGCTCGATAGGCTCTCCCTCTCTTCTTATAAAGGGATTGGACTGTTGCGAGGCGCAGCAAATGCACGATGCAGATGATTGGAGGGAAAAGGGTGGGAGGATGGTATAG
- a CDS encoding TonB-dependent receptor — translation MREKISLLIITIALSFSMVALSAEERSPEEAKKIAFEEKVTVTARLPETEESLEKTPAHVTIITSEEIENSGASSIQELLATQAGIIFFDDVGNNVETTIDLRGFNEGTAAAVLLDGVRINEPDDNRVNLEQIPLSSIERIEIYRGSSSSTFGAGALSGTINIVTKDVPWNNFLDITASYGSNSSSKGSISGGFHAWNSGFFLDIGRETSDGFRENSEYAFSHIFFKAATSMKRAGDFSLSFLHDSGELGAPGSLTAEEMERDRYFSPYNKVDGCDETLDQVTLRMERNLQKKRHFSTNLYFRENSIDTLTTGRWLIGFETNSKMNSSGFISQFDSHHTLWDRDISLASGIEAMTSRFQAKGYFTDAQGERFSSSPDSSSKTSLRRAAAFFQATMNLTRIVSILSGARFDYEHLNYDDRLHPGNEGTTRFSEKSLKAGANINPSEKTGFYVLYSEAFLPPTVYDLFAFPLFGSNPDLDPSRARNYEFGIRKRWGDFLRMNASLFRIDTEDEIVYVMTDPLTFTGRNENVGKSKRIGVEIVSEFSFSGILSGFFSYSQMKAELRSGENRGRSIPLVPEKKILAGFLLKGGKKRDLLFSMSAMHVGREYLTGDESNTMEPLDPYTTVNGRLSKAFKRFTLFLEGKNLLNEKYETRGITNGFDLFYTPSPGRTIYTGAKLSINF, via the coding sequence ATGAGAGAGAAAATATCTCTACTGATCATCACGATTGCTCTGTCATTCTCCATGGTTGCTCTCTCTGCGGAGGAGAGATCACCAGAAGAGGCTAAAAAGATCGCTTTTGAGGAAAAGGTCACTGTAACGGCCAGGCTCCCGGAAACGGAGGAGAGCCTCGAAAAGACTCCGGCTCACGTCACGATAATCACATCTGAGGAGATTGAAAATTCCGGGGCCAGCAGCATCCAGGAGCTCCTTGCTACCCAAGCTGGGATAATCTTCTTTGACGACGTCGGAAACAACGTCGAAACTACGATCGATCTGAGAGGTTTCAATGAGGGGACGGCAGCAGCCGTCCTTCTCGATGGGGTTCGGATCAACGAGCCTGATGACAACAGGGTAAATCTTGAGCAGATTCCTCTTTCTTCCATAGAGAGGATCGAGATATACAGGGGTTCCTCCTCCTCTACATTCGGAGCTGGAGCTCTTTCCGGAACCATCAATATCGTGACGAAAGATGTCCCATGGAACAATTTCCTCGACATAACTGCGTCTTACGGTTCCAACAGTAGTAGTAAAGGCTCGATTTCAGGTGGATTTCATGCCTGGAACTCCGGCTTCTTCTTGGATATTGGAAGAGAGACATCCGATGGCTTTCGTGAGAATAGTGAATACGCTTTTTCCCATATCTTTTTCAAGGCTGCCACATCTATGAAAAGAGCCGGGGATTTTTCTCTTTCCTTTTTGCATGATTCTGGAGAGCTCGGGGCTCCGGGCTCACTCACGGCTGAAGAGATGGAACGAGACCGATATTTCTCTCCCTACAACAAGGTGGATGGATGCGACGAGACGCTCGATCAGGTCACTCTCAGGATGGAAAGAAATCTCCAGAAAAAGCGCCATTTTTCCACAAATCTATACTTCAGGGAAAACTCGATCGATACTCTGACGACGGGAAGATGGCTCATCGGTTTCGAGACAAACAGCAAGATGAACTCCTCTGGTTTTATCTCTCAGTTTGATTCTCATCACACCCTGTGGGATAGAGACATTTCTCTGGCTTCTGGAATCGAGGCGATGACAAGCCGCTTTCAGGCGAAGGGGTATTTCACGGATGCCCAAGGAGAAAGGTTCTCCTCAAGCCCGGATTCATCCAGCAAGACCAGCCTTCGGAGAGCTGCGGCTTTTTTTCAGGCAACCATGAACTTGACTCGCATCGTTTCCATCCTGAGTGGCGCAAGATTTGACTATGAACATCTGAATTACGATGATAGGCTTCATCCCGGCAATGAAGGGACCACCAGATTCTCTGAGAAAAGTTTAAAAGCAGGAGCAAACATCAATCCTTCGGAAAAAACCGGGTTCTACGTTCTCTATTCTGAAGCCTTTCTCCCTCCAACGGTCTATGACCTCTTTGCATTCCCGCTGTTCGGCTCGAATCCAGATCTGGATCCCTCCAGAGCGCGAAATTACGAGTTCGGGATAAGAAAGCGATGGGGCGACTTTCTCCGCATGAATGCTTCCCTCTTCCGGATCGATACGGAAGATGAGATTGTATATGTCATGACTGACCCTCTCACTTTTACCGGACGAAACGAGAATGTGGGAAAGAGCAAAAGAATTGGGGTTGAGATCGTCTCCGAATTCAGCTTTTCAGGGATCCTTTCAGGCTTCTTCAGTTACAGCCAGATGAAGGCGGAGTTGCGCTCTGGCGAAAACCGCGGGAGGAGCATCCCCCTCGTCCCAGAGAAAAAAATCCTGGCTGGCTTTCTCTTGAAAGGGGGAAAGAAGAGAGACCTTCTCTTCAGCATGTCCGCCATGCATGTGGGGCGTGAGTATCTCACCGGAGACGAATCGAATACAATGGAGCCACTTGATCCTTACACAACCGTCAATGGCAGACTTTCAAAGGCATTCAAAAGATTCACGCTCTTCCTGGAAGGAAAGAATCTACTGAATGAAAAATATGAAACGCGAGGGATCACAAACGGCTTCGACCTCTTTTACACTCCCTCACCGGGTCGAACCATTTACACGGGCGCGAAACTCAGCATCAATTTCTAA
- a CDS encoding TldD/PmbA family protein, whose product MMVNQDLLIKIHANLLRDGGELADIFHEWREDFRLTLSSERGLLPSYGTMEGAALRLIKDGRCSNIHLELPEEKDLIEASNSIREYASARTGSISLGSDPEKKKSGDAGGEGSNDAGVRSEKAMELAARIHPIVLMAESLLRENFEDCFSYMISASFYRQQVRIISYRGEFVEDSRKAALFRMSVLARSGDDRIFSEASESFSAPESLIERIDPGRLCQNLKEKWLNKKDSINAPQGQTPLVLAPGAGGVLIHEAAGHLFEADNPLVASRFDKFHGQDFGEHLSIHDDPACMERGNYRFDDEGMEGKKKSIIDRGRFLNLLHSLTTSRKRNEEPSGNGRRQSFRETPLPRMSAIYVDPGKMDPESILKRTRKGIYGKRFGDAYLDGSSGKFCIHLTEGYTIENGKTVSPIKRALVYGNAVDILRSIDLIGSDLTFDITGLVCTKGGQALPTTVGTPTIRIASVQLYPA is encoded by the coding sequence ATGATGGTAAACCAAGACCTCCTGATAAAAATTCACGCGAACCTTTTAAGGGACGGCGGCGAGCTTGCCGACATTTTCCATGAATGGAGGGAGGATTTTCGCCTGACGCTCTCGTCGGAGAGAGGACTGCTTCCTTCATATGGAACCATGGAAGGAGCAGCGCTTCGCCTGATTAAAGACGGCCGCTGTTCCAACATCCATCTGGAATTGCCTGAAGAGAAAGACCTCATCGAGGCATCGAACAGCATCAGAGAATACGCATCCGCGAGAACAGGAAGCATTTCGTTGGGTTCGGACCCGGAAAAGAAAAAATCAGGGGATGCGGGTGGAGAAGGATCGAACGATGCTGGAGTGAGATCTGAAAAAGCAATGGAGCTCGCAGCGCGCATTCACCCCATCGTTCTGATGGCGGAGTCGCTCCTTAGAGAAAATTTTGAAGATTGTTTTTCTTATATGATCTCGGCCTCGTTTTACCGTCAGCAAGTGAGGATTATTAGCTACCGCGGAGAGTTCGTTGAGGATTCAAGAAAGGCGGCTCTGTTCAGAATGTCCGTTCTTGCAAGATCAGGAGATGACAGGATTTTTTCCGAAGCTAGCGAGAGCTTTTCTGCTCCTGAGAGCCTCATCGAGCGTATAGACCCCGGCAGGCTGTGCCAGAATTTGAAGGAAAAATGGTTGAACAAGAAGGACTCAATCAATGCTCCTCAGGGACAGACCCCCCTTGTCCTGGCTCCCGGTGCAGGAGGAGTATTGATCCATGAGGCCGCAGGTCATCTCTTCGAGGCGGATAACCCGCTTGTTGCAAGTCGATTCGACAAATTTCATGGACAGGATTTTGGAGAGCATCTATCAATCCATGATGATCCCGCCTGCATGGAGAGAGGAAACTACAGGTTTGATGATGAAGGGATGGAAGGAAAGAAGAAGTCTATCATAGATAGAGGCCGTTTTCTTAATTTGCTGCACAGTCTGACGACGTCGAGGAAGAGGAATGAGGAACCATCAGGAAATGGAAGAAGGCAATCCTTCAGAGAAACGCCGCTTCCGAGGATGAGTGCCATTTATGTCGACCCTGGAAAGATGGATCCGGAATCGATCTTGAAGAGAACCAGAAAAGGGATATACGGAAAAAGATTTGGAGATGCTTATCTTGATGGATCATCGGGAAAATTTTGCATCCATCTGACCGAAGGATATACGATCGAAAATGGAAAGACCGTATCCCCTATAAAAAGAGCACTGGTTTACGGGAATGCCGTTGATATTCTAAGATCGATCGACCTCATCGGAAGCGATCTGACGTTTGATATAACAGGTCTAGTCTGTACAAAGGGTGGTCAGGCATTACCAACCACTGTCGGCACGCCGACGATTAGAATAGCGTCGGTTCAACTGTATCCGGCATAA